gttgtggtagtcctgttgtagctgctgctggatgtagtagtactgttgtagctgctgctggttgtggtagtcctgttgtagctgctgctggttgtagtagtactgttgtagctgctgctggttgtggtagtcctgttgtagctgctgctggatgtagtagtactgttgtagctgctgctggttgtggtagtactgttgtagctgctgctggatgtagtagtactgttgtagctgctgctggttgtggtagtactgttgtagctgctgctggatgtagtagtactgttgtagctgctgctggttgtggtagtcctgctgtagctgctgctggatgtagtagtactgttgtagctgctgctggttgtggtagtactgttgtagctgctgctggatgtagtagtactgttgtagctgctgctgtttgtggtagtcctgctgtagctgctgctggatgtagtagtactgttgtagctgctgctggttgtggtagccctgctgtagctgctgctggttgtggtagtactgttgtagctgctgctggtggtggtagtactgttgtagctgctgctggtggtgtaagtactgttgtagctgctggtggtggtggtagtactgttgtagctgctgctggttgtggtagtcctgttgtagctgctgctggatgtagtagtactgttgtagctgctgctggttgtggtagtactgttgtagctgctgctggttgTCGTAGTACTGCTGCAGTTACTGCTAGGTGTAATAGTACTGCCGCACATTTGTTTACCTTGAAGTCTGTTTGCCATGTTTTTGACCGCTCCAGCAGTTTCTCTAAAGCACTAGGAATGTTTAGGTGGTGTTCTTTTGACTGGGATGTGATCTGTCATTATGTGCCGTCGACAGGCTTAGAAATCTTCTTGGTAAggtctgtttaccagatcattgaTGCAGGTGATGAAGAGCATGGGTCCAAGGACTCAGACTTGGGGCATCTCACTTGTCACGTAAAACCAGTTGGACTCGTTGTTTCGTATCAGAGAGAGTCTGCTGTCGACGCGTAGATTCTGGAGTGTGGGGAGCAGAGCATagtggaagagggtgggtgttggggggtagAAGCATTGTGGATGGTGGAGCGGGGAGGGGTGTAGGGAAAACAGCAGAGTGGGTAGTGGGGTTGGATGGAGCGCGGGGAACTAGAACAACTGGGTGGTGAACTGGTTGCGGGCATCAGGTGGTGGCACATAAGGACACCAGAAACTAATAGAAAGTTTGACTTGGCTGGGCTGTGAGGTGGGTGATCGTTGTCCGGCCGGGCATGAGTTTGGTTCATGATGTTTTGTGAAATAACTTACGAACGTATCGTAAGGAGAGTCGTTACGTAATGGATCAGTTCATGGATCATTGATTAACGTAAAGTTGCAGGATCCACCAACACTTTTCTGATCATCAGCCAGGAAGTAATTATGTCTTTTCTTCAATTTGTTTGATATTAtgcatgatgatatatatatatatatatatatatatatatatatatatatatatatatatatatatatatatatatatccttaaataCGCAAATTTGCTAGTTTAGCTTTTTATGGTTGTACGATAATACAGATATTTgaattaatctttctttttcttatctcaTTTGCTCTTTCATGAATTTACGATATCAGAGACGTTATCGTAATGTATaacgagattaaaaaaaaagaaaaataacactaATAGATGGTTCATAAGACGTGAAGTCGTGGTATTGATATGTCCCATCTGCCTAGAGATTGTGAGTTAGTGCATGTAAAGAAAGGAACGTTCAGTGTGAAAGTAAAATACACGAGACAAGTAAAAGATGAAGTGCGAAAAAAAAGTAGCAGGATAGCGAGTCGACTCTGAGAAACTATCCGAGCCTGTTCCTTGGCAACGTGTGGGGCTGGCGATCCTATTTCTAAAAGGAATCCAAGCCTACGAAAGGTGTTTGGCTGTACGCACTCGATCTATTCCATGTAGGTGGGAGTAGAGTTGAATGTGGTAGACGAATAGACAGACGTACGATATATGAAGACAAAGATCGTTGATGAACAGATATATAGACGAACAGATATGGAAAGGTAATGTGAGCGTGTGTCGAGCCTGCGACTCAAGGCCTCCAGCTATTATATCGTCATGGTAcctatactgtcatggtgtctgtactgtcatggtgaatatgctgtcatggtggctatattgtcttggtgtctatactgtcatggtgtctatactgtcatggtgaatatactgttatggtgtctatattgtcttggtgtCTATACTATTATGGTGTCTTtactgtcatggtgtctattctctcatggtggctatattgtcatgatgactatacTATCATGGTGTCTgttctgtcatggtgactattttgtcattatggctatattgtcatggtgaatatattgtcagGTTGGCTATATTATCAttgtggctacattttcatggtgactgtactgtcatggtgactattttgtcattgtggctatattgtcatggtgaatatatggtCAAATTGGCTATGTCATAGTTGctctattgtcattatgactatattgtcaaggtggcaCTGTTGTTATGGTGCTTATATTGTCATGAAGACTAtacatcatggtggctatattgccatgttggctatattgtaatgatgattatgttgtcatagtgactatatcgttgtgatgactACATTGTCCTGGTGACTGTatcgtcatggtgactatattacgATAACGGTGTCCATACAACTTACACGTTCCGCCCTATTGTCTTCCCCTTATAGGAGTGTCGTTGGCCATCAGGATCACCAGGTTGGAGGTACCTGCGTCCCTGGCAGTAGGCGAGGgcgggtggctggtgtgtgagtgggCGGACGAAGGGGACCACGTCTACTCGCTCAAATGGTACTTCGGCATATACGAGTTCTACCGCTGGACGCCCCTCGAGACACCCTCGGTCAGGATTTTCCCGGTACCTTACTTCGATGTGGACCCCCAGCAGTCGCACCGCGGACGCGTCCTTATACACAACTTGACGGAGGCGGCCGGGGGCAACTACCGATGCGAGGTGTCTGGGGAAGCCCCTGTGTTCAAAACATCCTCAGACAGTGCCCTCTTGATTGTCGTAGGTGAGTGAGGGTGGATAGGTAGCAGTTTGAAAGGTAGGTGAGTGTGGGCGAGTAGGTGTGGCAGTGTACGTGATGGTGGGTTGAGGACgggtaggtgtggtagtgtgcagggaggtgggtgagggcggGTAGGTGGCAGTgtgcagggaggtgggtgagggcggGTAGGTGGCAGTgtgcagggaggtgggtgagggcggGTAGGTGGCAGCGTGCAAGTGCACATTTTTGATCACAGCTGCATGGGTCACTTTAAATGAGTGACGGTTTATGCcaacggtaatatatatatatatatatatatatatatatatatatatatatatatatatatatatatatatatatatatattatatatatatttatatatatatatatatatatatatatatatatatatatatatatatatatatatatatatatgtaatattattGTGAGGAAAGTTTTTATTGTAATAGTGTaatcgtagatttttttttttttgtggttttatTATTTTTCCTTAGAGGTTTTATAGTTAATGTGGTTTTATAGTTAAGAACCCTGTAATTACTGCTTTAGCGTACAGAGGCGTTGAGTATatgcttttattttcttatgttttaaaCAGTTCAGTCGTATAAACTAGCACTTTGCCTGGAGACCCTGTATTCACGCCCTAACGTTGAGTAGACCAGTGCTTTCTCTGGACACTCGCCTAAAGAGTTGGGTAAACTAGTACACTTTTTAGAGACACAGTACTCTTGCCGGGGTGTCGCGTAAACTAGTGCTTTACTAAGTAAACCATTACTTTCACTGTATATCTTCCATACTCACCCTAGGTTTCGTTGACAATTGGGGTAGATAACtggggatagggataggggagaaagaatgcctcttacgtattccccgcgtgtcgtagaaggcgactaaagggggcgggagtggggtgctgaacccccccttccccttgtatTTAAGTTTATGaaagaggaagcagcagaagaaggagtcatgcggggagtgcccatcctcctcgaaggctcagattggggtgtctaaatgcgtgtggatgtaaccaagatgagaaaaaaggagagatagttgatatgtttgaggaaaagaacctggatgttttggctctgagtgaaacgaagctcaagggtaaaggggaagagtggtttgggaatgtcttgggaggaaagtcaaaggaagcagtagcactcctgctgaagcaggagatttaggaatatatgatagagtgtaagaaagtaaactctaaattgatatgggtaaaactgaaagtggatggagagagatgggtgattattggtgcatgtgcacctggtcatgagaagaaaggtcatgagaggcaagtattttggtagcaactgagtgagtgttaacagctttgatgcacaagaccggcttatagtgataggagatttgaatgcaaaggtgagtaatgtggtagttgatataataggtgtacatggggtgttcagtgttgtaaatggaaatggtgaagagcttgtggacttgcgtgctgaaaaaggactggtaatcgggaatacctggttaaaaaagagagatttacataagtatacgtatgtgaggaggagagatggccagagggcgttattggattacgtgttaattgataggcgtgtaaaagggacttttggatgttaatgtgctgataggggcagctggagtgatgtctgatcattatcttgtggaggcgaaggtgaagatttgtagaggttttcagaaaagaagagagaatgttggggagaagagagtggcgagggtaagtgagcttgggaaggagacatgtgtgaagaagtaccatgagagattgagtacagaatggctaAAGATGAGAGctaatgacgtaaggggaattaggaggaatgagatgtatttagggaagcagtgatggcttgcgcaaaagatgcatgtggcataagaaaggtgggaggtaggcagattagaaagggttgtgaatggtgggatgaagaagtaagattgttagtgaaagagaggagagagtcatttggacgatttttgcagggaagtagtgcaaatgactgggagatatataaaaggaagcggcaggaggtcaagtgaagggtgcaagaagtgaaaaagagggcaaatcagagttggggtgagaggttatcattaaatcttagggagaataaaaagatgttttggaaggaggtagataaagtgcgtaagacgagagaacaaatggaaacatcgttgaagggggcaaatggggaggtaataacaaatagtgatgaggtgagaaggagatggagtgaatattttgaatgtctgttgattgtgtttgatgacagagcggcagatataggttgttttggtcggggtggtgtgcgaggtgagtgGTTCAGGGAGcatggtttggttaacagagaagaggtagtgaaagatttgcggaagatgaaaaccggcaaggcgatgggtttggatggtattgcagtggaatttataaataaatggggtgactgtgttggtgattggtgagtaaggatattcagtgtatgaatggatcatggtgaagtgtgtgaggattggcggaatgcatgcgtagtgccattgtacaaaggcagaggggataaagagaAAGTTCAAATTAccgagggataagtttgttgaatgttcctgggaaattatatgagagggcaaaggaatgtacagagcatcaggttggggaagagcgcggtgtgttttcagaagtggtagaggatgtgtggatcaggtgtttgttttgaagaatgtatgtgagaaatacttagaaaaacagatggatttgtatgtagcatttatggatctggagaagacatatgatagggttgatagagaggctttgtataaggttttaagagtatttagtatcggaggtaagttgcgagcagtgagaagtttttatcgaggatgtaaggcatttgtacgggtaggaagagaggaaagtgattggttgccagtgaatgtcagtttgcggcaaaggacatatggagggaaggagaagcgggagaccaaattggaggaggaaggatggagtataaaagattttgagcgattgtggcatgaacatacaggagggtgaaaagtgtgcaaggaatagagtgaattggaacgatgtggtataccggggttgacgcgctgtcagtggattgaaccagggcatgtgaagcgtctggggtaaaccacacatgacagctagagactgagtgtgaacgaatgtggacttttttgtcttttcttggcgctgctggaaaggggaggtggggaatgctattttgtgtgtgatgaggtggcgacgataatggatgaaggcagtaagtatggatatgtacatgtgtatatacatgtctgtgtttgtatatgtacatatgcgataaattgtatatgtatgtatatatgcgtgtgttgacgtttatgtatatacatgtgcatgtgggtgagttgggccattcctcgtctgtttccttgcgctatctcgctaacgcgggagacggcggttaagtatgataaatgaaatacataaagaatatatatatatatatatatatatatatatatatatatatatatatatatatatatatatttatatatatatatatatatatatccctggggatatggtagaaagaatacttcccacgtcttccctgcgagtcgtagaaagcgactaaaaggggagggagtgggggctggaaatcctcccctctcatttctttttttttaattttccaaaggaaggaacagagaagggggccaggtaaggatattccctcaaaggcccagtcctctgttcttaacgctacctcgctaacgcgggaaatggcgaatagtatgaaaggaatatatatatatatatatatatatatatatatatatatatatatatatatatatatatatatatatatatatatattatccctggggataggagattaagaatacttcccacgtattccctgcgtgtcgtagaaggcgactaaaaggggagggagcggggggctggaaatcctcccctctcgttttttttttttttttttttttttaattttccaaaagaaggaacagagggggccaggtgaggatattccaaaaaaggcccagtcctctgttcttaacgctacctcgctaacgcgggaaatggcgaatagtttaaaaaaaaaaagaaagaaatatatatatatatatatatatatatatatatatatatatatatatatatacatatatgcgtaaTAGCTCCTTTGCATTACATGGATATTCATGTAAGTGTCAAGTATGGTTCGTGAACCGTGGTCCTCCGAGCTCCCGGAGGTAAATTTGATTACTAGGTTCCCGGCAAATTTATCACAAGTTCGGGAGACTTCCGggcatcatttttattatctagATTAGCAAATTTAGTGACTGGAAAGTTCAGAAGGCATCAGCCTCTTGAGAGACCCTTCTCTGCCGCTGGTGTTCCTTGTGACGAAGCTGCTAAAGACAGTTTGAGTGACCATATTAGAGGATCATTATTGTCTCTTGATATGATATAGCGTTAATAAGATGTCctcgattagggcattcagttgcccatgccgtatTAGCTTGCACATAAAAAGAGTAATACTGTATATGTCAAGATTACGAAAGCTTATTCAAATTTTTTCTCAAGTACAAACCCTTAATTTGGTGTCATTACGTTATATGTTATTATTACTTAAATATATTATTCAGACATgcattttatgatattttctgtcATAATGGTAaatatagttattgggaagggtCAAAGGAATCATTTGAACATTAATATTATGAGTGAAAAAATTGGTTTTTGGTTATTTTGCAAAATTCATTGCTTTTAGTCATTCTGTGTACAAATTGATCCTGATTGAATAAGGaataatgtttcatatattttcttgccAATTTATCCTGAGTACATAACAGCATTCATGTTTCACACACTTTGTTTACCAATTCATCCTAATTGTATTTGAATAAGAACGAAACTTCTCCCTAGTCAAGTATTCATCTGTCGTATGACATGCTCCTGCATCCCGGAAATATCCCGGGATTGCATGGTGTTCAATCCCACGGTGCCAGGATTGGGAGCGAGATCTTTTCATGTGTCAGATGGATGTGGATCTTTTAGGCAAGTGTTGatgctctcttttttctcatgcaGATTTGCCAGACGCTGAACCCAGGATTATCAAAGATGGAGTTGGACCTTACAAGCTTCAGCAGCTGATCACCGTCAACTGTACGTCCCACGGCGCCAGGCCTGCCCCAAACCTCACCTTCTACATCAACAACGAGTCTGTGAGTCCCTGTGGCGAACACTGATGAGGACGCCGCCGACAAGCCTTACTACCCTAGCCACTGTCTTTTTGTAGGACCGCAGACTTCCAGTGTTGCTGACTGGCTTTGGCAGTGACTAGCAGTAAACACTGACCTTTAGTACTGCTGACTTTCAGGGTAGCTGACTGGCTTTCACAGTGACTACGAGTAAACACTAACCTTTAGTACTGCTGACTTTCATTGTTGCTGGCTGGCTTTCACAGTGACTAGGAGTAAACACTAACCTTTAGTACCGCTGACTCTCATGGCCTACGTCTACATGGGTCCTTTAAGTGTACTACTTGCTTCGGACGACCAATTCTACTTTACCACGTACAccccttacaccttcctgcatttcaggcccccCCTTTCATTCAAAGcctctttcgctccatccttccatctcgctCTGGAATCTGTGCAAACTGTGTGTTTCAGTTTTCTGTACACAACCTATCTCTCCATCACCATTTCAACGTATTACAAGGCGTCTCGTGCCCAAGCTGAAACTTCAGCATTGAAGATATTGAACTATTAATCCTCATCCTACAAAgtggctccatatatatatatatatatatatatatatatatatatatatatatatataaacatttttttttttcatactattcgtcatttcccgtgttagcgaggtagcgttaagaacagaagacggcctttgagggaatattttcacttggccccctcctctgttccttcttttggaaaactaaaaacgagaggggaggatttccagccccccgctcccttcccatgtagtcgccttcaacgacacgcagggaatttgtagcctattgcgttcacttcttaatctattatagcaatagtccaacatccggttcttccaatatctCGGATATAgttttttgataataattttactttacttcccatgttgcttaaatcctttaatgtaaatgttgccttcagcaacaatagtactataaagaatatcttaatcaggaactcgccagaaaattctcctggatgtatctataaagtgccatgtaaaaattgataagttttatgttgggcagactggtaaggatctttctgtgagacttaagcaacattaatatattgggcagactggtaaggatctttctgttagacttaagcaacattaatatgttgggcagactggtaaggatctttctgttagacttaagcaacatgaatataatataagaacaggacaagaatcaaatgctttgtttaatcacgttacaaactatgataattgtattgactggagtaatgccatctcagttattaactccaactccagcaccacgagacatatcattaaatcttctattattagatatacaaagaattataaccttaatattagtagaaaattgttgaaaaaatatgtaaacaaatcaccttcttgtctacatagTAAGTTTGTGATACGctgtcttgtctgtcttgg
This genomic window from Panulirus ornatus isolate Po-2019 chromosome 69, ASM3632096v1, whole genome shotgun sequence contains:
- the LOC139747656 gene encoding uncharacterized protein, with product MTSTPSFTAVILRLLIIQGVSLAIRITRLEVPASLAVGEGGWLVCEWADEGDHVYSLKWYFGIYEFYRWTPLETPSVRIFPVPYFDVDPQQSHRGRVLIHNLTEAAGGNYRCEVSGEAPVFKTSSDSALLIVVDLPDAEPRIIKDGVGPYKLQQLITVNCTSHGARPAPNLTFYINNESVSPCGEH